A single region of the Pseudomonas sp. B21-023 genome encodes:
- a CDS encoding ABC transporter ATP-binding protein — translation MIRLDGVRKTRGQGAQRYSLQIDRLHLAVGERVALVGPSGCGKSTLLDLLALVLAPDAAEGFVLGDEDVAGLWRGRQLDRLANWRSRHLGYVLQAGGLLGFLDVRGNISLPRQLLGLGDDGSVERLAEALDVHDQLGKKPATLSLGQRQRVSCARALAHAPTLLLADEPTASLDPVNAERVMQLLLCEAEARQVTCVVATHDEALARHAGLTVLRMACRREADGGVTACLERAA, via the coding sequence ATGATCCGCCTGGACGGAGTGCGCAAGACACGCGGGCAGGGTGCCCAGCGCTACAGCCTGCAGATCGACCGGCTGCACCTGGCCGTGGGCGAGCGGGTGGCGCTGGTCGGCCCCAGCGGCTGCGGCAAGAGCACCTTGCTCGACCTGCTGGCGCTGGTGCTGGCGCCGGATGCGGCAGAGGGCTTCGTCCTCGGCGACGAGGATGTCGCCGGGCTGTGGCGCGGCCGGCAGCTCGACCGTTTGGCCAACTGGCGCAGCCGCCACCTCGGCTACGTGCTGCAGGCGGGGGGGCTGCTGGGTTTTCTCGATGTGCGCGGCAACATCTCTCTGCCGCGCCAGTTGCTGGGGCTCGGCGATGACGGCAGTGTCGAGCGCCTGGCCGAAGCGCTGGATGTACACGACCAGCTGGGCAAGAAACCCGCCACCCTGTCTCTCGGCCAGCGCCAGCGGGTCAGCTGTGCCCGTGCCCTGGCCCATGCCCCGACGCTGCTTCTGGCTGATGAACCGACCGCCTCGCTCGACCCGGTCAACGCCGAGCGGGTGATGCAGCTGTTGCTGTGCGAGGCCGAAGCGCGGCAGGTGACCTGTGTGGTCGCCACCCACGACGAGGCCCTGGCCCGCCACGCCGGGTTGACAGTGCTGCGCATGGCCTGCCGGCGCGAAGCCGATGGCGGCGTCACGGCGTGCCTGGAGCGGGCGGCCTGA